One genomic region from Torulaspora delbrueckii CBS 1146 chromosome 4, complete genome encodes:
- the PTC1 gene encoding type 2C protein phosphatase PTC1 (similar to Saccharomyces cerevisiae PTC1 (YDL006W); ancestral locus Anc_3.215): MSTKVNGTNQYKLTYQVGVAENKNSKFRKAMEDVHTYVKNFASRLDWGYFAVFDGHAGSQASKWCGSHLHTIVEQMLLEDENSDVRDILNRSFVLSDEQINSKLPGNSGCTAAVGILRWELPSDSANQVSDLSQHRRKLYTANVGDSRIVLFRKGHSIRLTYDHKASDILEMQRVEHAGGLIMKSRVNGMLAVTRSLGDKFFDGLVVGNPFTTSVEITPEDEFLILACDGLWDVIDDQEACEIIRDIKDPNEAAKTLVRYALENGTTDNVTAMVVHL; encoded by the coding sequence ATGAGCACGAAAGTCAATGGCACAAATCAGTATAAATTAACATATCAAGTTGGCGTAGCCGAGAATAAAAACTCCAAGTTCCGAAAGGCTATGGAAGACGTACACACCTatgtcaagaattttgcaTCTCGTCTGGACTGGGGATATTTTGCCGTCTTCGATGGACACGCAGGTTCACAGGCTTCAAAGTGGTGTGGATCCCATTTACATACCATTGTGGAACAGATGTTacttgaggatgaaaacTCCGACGTAAGAGATATACTAAACAGGTCATTTGTTCTATCCGATGAACAAATAAACTCGAAATTACCGGGAAACAGTGGTTGCACAGCTGCCGTTGGTATCTTACGATGGGAACTGCCTAGTGACAGTGCGAATCAAGTTTCCGATTTAAGTCAGCATAGAAGAAAGCTGTACACAGCGAACGTCGGAGATTCACGCATTGTGCTGTTTAGGAAGGGGCACAGTATAAGATTAACTTATGACCACAAGGCATCTGATATACTCGAGATGCAAAGAGTAGAGCACGCTGGTGGGTTGATTATGAAGAGCCGAGTGAACGGGATGCTGGCAGTAACCAGATCCCTTGGGGATAAATTTTTCGACGGACTTGTTGTGGGAAATCCTTTTACGACGAGTGTAGAGATAACACCAGAAGATGAGTTCTTGATTTTAGCATGTGATGGATTGTGGGATGTTATTGACGACCAGGAAGCCTGTGAGATTATAAGAGATATAAAAGATCCAAATGAAGCTGCCAAGACTCTCGTGCGGTATGCTTTGGAAAACGGTACCACTGATAACGTTACCGCAATGGTGGTTCATCTATGA
- the MED2 gene encoding Med2p (similar to Saccharomyces cerevisiae MED2 (YDL005C); ancestral locus Anc_3.214), with amino-acid sequence MAGTQNQSASATPVSPAPVGAHRNRLTECFDDIMKVAAEMMVQQQLKTVQLDSAVVNGFSQAQQRVLSEKIHMFHAILDDLQTTLTKSKSYVGTIHEIALEKQKVKEKERADLRKRQEEEEQRKNKEQEEKARREEMEKKADGQRQQQSRPDTGLGFPLETGGGILPDFSAASRDFGGSPSLPISVNQSAAATTPRPIPDSQPSPQSELQQSRASDLGGMSNMDISMFPGLESSGFDMGNFNNGTNGTSRPVESTETTERNGEPNTNEEPGALSMGDNGEDYLTLNDFNDMNIGWSAGGDSGDLDLNGFNI; translated from the coding sequence ATGGCTGGGACTCAAAATCAGAGTGCCAGTGCCACTCCCGTTTCTCCGGCTCCTGTAGGGGCTCATAGAAACAGACTGACAGAATGTTTTGACGATATCATGAAAGTCGCTGCAGAGATGATGGTTCAACAACAGTTGAAAACAGTTCAATTAGATTCAGCAGTAGTCAATGGATTTAGCCAGGCTCAACAGAGGGTACTGAGTGAAAAGATACACATGTTTCATGCCATACTAGATGATTTACAGACTACTTTGACCAAGAGTAAGAGTTACGTGGGGACCATCCATGAGATTGCACTGGAGAAGCAGAAAGTTAAGGAGAAGGAACGTGCAGACTTGAGGAAACGCcaagaggaggaagaacaacgaaagaataaagaacaggaagaaaaaGCGAGACGTGAGgaaatggaaaagaaagcCGATGGACAACGACAGCAACAGTCAAGACCGGACACAGGCTTGGGTTTCCCACTCGAGACTGGTGGTGGAATCTTGCCCGATTTTTCAGCTGCAAGTCGAGACTTTGGTGGTTCACCAAGCCTACCGATTAGTGTGAATCAAAGTGCGGCTGCGACCACACCGAGACCGATTCCAGATTCACAGCCATCACCTCAATCCGAGTTGCAACAGTCACGCGCAAGTGATTTGGGTGGAATGAGTAATATGGATATCTCTATGTTCCCCGGGTTGGAAAGTTCTGGTTTCGATATGGGTAATTTCAACAACGGTACAAACGGTACAAGTAGGCCCGTAGAGTCGACAGAGACAACAGAAAGAAATGGTGAACCTAATACGAATGAAGAACCTGGTGCTCTCTCGATGGGAGATAATGGCGAAGATTACTTAACTTTGAACGATTTCAATGACATGAATATAGGTTGGAGCGCTGGGGGAGATTCCGGCGATTTGGATCTCAATGGGTTCAATATATAG
- the ATP16 gene encoding F1F0 ATP synthase subunit delta (similar to Saccharomyces cerevisiae ATP16 (YDL004W); ancestral locus Anc_3.213) — MFRLNAARTVSRSLNLAGKRFYAEAAPSGFLQLQFALPHETVFAGSKVTQVNLPAQSGRIGILANHVPTVEQLTPGVIEVFEGTQSKKFFVSGGFAAMQPDSTLCITSVEAFPLDSFSQENVRSLLSDAKSKASSSDERVAAEAAIQIEVLESLQSALK, encoded by the coding sequence ATGTTCCGTCTAAACGCAGCAAGAACTGTATCCAGATCCTTGAATCTAGCTGGTAAGCGTTTTTACGCTGAAGCTGCCCCATCAGGGTTCCTACAATTGCAATTTGCCCTACCACATGAAACCGTCTTCGCCGGTAGCAAGGTCACTCAGGTTAATTTGCCCGCACAATCCGGTAGAATCGGTATCCTGGCCAATCACGTGCCAACCGTTGAACAATTGACTCCAGGTGTCATTGAAGTGTTTGAAGGAActcaatcaaagaagttCTTTGTCTCTGGTGGTTTTGCCGCTATGCAACCAGACTCTACACTATGTATCACTTCTGTCGAAGCTTTCCCACTGGACTCCTTCTCTCAGGAGAACGTCAGATCTCTATTGAGTGATGCCAAGAGCAAGGCTTCCTCTTCGGATGAAAGAGTTGCAGCAGAAGCTGCTATCCAAATCGAAGTGTTGGAATCGTTGCAATCTGCCCTTAAATAG
- the MCD1 gene encoding kleisin alpha (similar to Saccharomyces cerevisiae MCD1 (YDL003W); ancestral locus Anc_3.212), translating into MVQPHPYSSVRISTKSGPLAQIWLAANMSNLPKISVLQTSISESADEIAKASGCDDSSLERITLHTSGDLLQGIVRVYSKQATFLLADIKDTLMKITTLFKANQRINVTVGKANTITSIEQLVLQDSVTEREVLTLPSLDFLQDTESSPGLMNAGDNSMRRKVQGAAPWDTSLEVGRRFNPDDSLEANRSSVLDLDFDFENEHASSPSKTWEEGTRQTTLDEGSGIRGEQEPLIEDDDFPFDDPTNGNWDLGITENDDPENRSESRSNMSVELGRRADDASMIDEVVDLGIDLGIEKEPIEEFSVTEEDVTAPPAKRPKKNSELANTRKIDIDEETELDDVQNMEVTLTAPKQDQTSKDDLSLNRKRVLDELNLSLSYLPSSVLENILSYQQIKKQKPNFDEEEVDYSEPQMDITLGLDDELVSRDRSIESESEESDHFMPIDADIGLPMPTQEDVEPHIEAESASSQPEEIATQQTQKVRLATGETASKATVYMAELLRTKFVDNENSTFEDILKIKHTAEVSQSDKEITRGEASKAFFDLLSLANEDCIDLDQQIAFESINIQTKPSLFEKFITA; encoded by the coding sequence ATGGTACAACCTCATCCTTACTCTTCGGTGAGAATATCCACCAAGAGTGGTCCTCTAGCTCAAATATGGCTTGCTGCAAACATGTCGAACTTGCCCAAGATCTCTGTACTGCAGACTAGTATTTCTGAATCGGCTGATGAAATTGCCAAAGCTTCAGGTTGTGATGACTCCAGTTTAGAACGTATAACTTTACACACATCTGGTGACCTTTTGCAAGGTATTGTACGTGTTTACTCCAAGCAGGCTACTTTCCTGCTCGCAGATATCAAGGACactttgatgaagataacCACTTTGTTCAAAGCCAATCAAAGGATCAACGTTACTGTCGGTAAAGCTAACACTATCACTTCGATAGAGCAATTGGTTTTGCAGGATTCTGTCACAGAGAGGGAAGTGCTGACTTTACCCAGTCTGGATTTCTTACAGGATACAGAAAGTTCTCCCGGTTTGATGAACGCTGGTGATAACTCGATGCGTAGAAAAGTTCAAGGTGCAGCTCCTTGGGATACTTCGTTGGAAGTAGGTAGGAGGTTCAATCCAGACGATAGTTTGGAAGCTAACAGATCCTCTGTGCTTGATCtcgattttgattttgagaatGAACACGCTTCGTCTCCATCAAAGACGTGGGAAGAAGGTACGAGGCAAACCACACTAGATGAAGGCTCAGGGATTCGTGGTGAGCAGGAACCTTTGatcgaagatgacgatTTCCCATTCGATGATCCCACGAATGGCAATTGGGACTTGGGGATCACGGAGAATGATGACCCAGAGAACCGTAGCGAGTCTCGCTCCAACATGTCTGTGGAGCTTGGTAGAAGAGCAGACGATGCCTCCATGATCGACGAAGTGGTAGATCTTGGAATTGATCTCGGTATCGAGAAGGAAcctattgaagaattttctGTCACTGAAGAGGACGTGACAGCACCACCTGCAAAACgtccaaagaagaattcCGAGCTAGCCAACACCAGGAAAATTGACATAGATGAAGAGACCGAGCTAGACGATGTGCAGAACATGGAAGTCACTCTAACCGCACCAAAGCAAGATCAAACATCAAAAGATGATCTCTCATTAAACAGAAAGAGAGTTCTGGATGAATTAAACCTAAGCCTGAGTTACCTACCTTCATCAGTGCTCGaaaatattctttcttACCAGCAGATCAAGAAGCAGAAACCCAACTTCGACGAGGAGGAAGTCGATTACAGTGAACCACAGATGGATATTACTTTGGGACTCGATGACGAGTTGGTGAGTAGAGATAGGAGTATCGAGAGTGAATCAGAAGAAAGTGATCATTTCATGCCCATAGATGCTGATATTGGACTGCCGATGCCCACTCAGGAAGACGTCGAACCACATATTGAAGCCGAAAGTGCTTCAAGTCAGCCAGAAGAAATAGCCACCCAACAAACGCAAAAGGTACGACTCGCTACAGGTGAAACCGCCTCTAAGGCTACGGTATACATGGCTGAACTTCTAAGGACAAAATTCGTCGATAACGAAAACTCAACCTTTGAAGATATTCTGAAGATCAAACACACTGCAGAAGTATCTCAATCGGACAAAGAAATAACCAGAGGGGAAGCAAGTAAGGCGTTCTTCGATTTACTCTCTCTAGCAAATGAAGACTGTATCGACCTGGATCAACAAATTGCTTTTGAAAGCATAAATATACAAACCAAGCCTAGTCTTTTCGAGAAATTTATCACGGCTTAA